The Streptomyces sp. R33 genome contains the following window.
TTCACCACCGAGAACACCGACGTCCCTGCTGCCGCGCGCGGCAGGCGGCTGCCCGCCCAGCAGAGCGCGGCCCCGGCGGCCGGGGGCGGCGGCGCCGATTTCGTCACGACGGGTCTGCTGCAGAACCTCAGCGACCGCGGCAACGCGAAGCTGTTCGCCCACCTCCACCACAACCGCTTCCGGCACGTGGAGGGACTGGGCTGGTACGTGTGGGACGAGTTCCGGTGGAAGCGCACCGGCGGGGAGAAGGCCGCGATCTGGGCCGCCGGTGACATGGCGGAGGAGCTGCCCACCCACGACCCCCGGGGTGTCTTCACCGACCGGGAGCTGTCGCAGCACCGCAAGCGCGCCATGTCCACCTCGGGCGTGAAGGCGATGCTCACGCAGGCCAAGGCCTCCCCCGAACTCGCCCTGGACCCGGACGTCCTGGACGGCGACAAGTACGCGCTGTGCACTCCCGCGGGTGTCGTCGACCTGCGCACCGGTGACCTGCACAAGCCGGACCCGACCAGGGACCTGCACTCGCGCGCCACCTACCTGGCCCCCGAGGCCATGCCCACGCCCCGGTTCCACGCCTTCCTGAACCAAACGTTCGGAGATGACGAAAAGGGCAAGGAGATGATCAACTTTCTTCATCTCCTGCTCGGCTACTCCATCACCGGTGACGTGGGCGGCCAGGTGCTGCCCTTCCTCTACGGCGTCGGCGCCAACGGCAAGTCGGCGCTCCTCGACGTCGTCATCAAGATCCTCGGGGACTACGCGGACGTGGCCCCGCCGGGGTTCCTGATGGAGCGCGGCAAGTTCAACGAGCACTCGACCGAGCTGACGGAACTGCACGGCCGGCGCCTGTTCGTCTGCAGCGAGCTCAAGCCGCACGACAAGTTCGACGAGGCGCGGGTCAAACTGCTGACCGGCGGCGACCGGCTCAAGGCGCGGCGGATGCGGCAGGACTTCTTCAGCTTCGAGCCGACGCACAAGCTGTGGCTCCTGGGCAACCACCGCCCGGAGGTCGGCACGGGCGGCCATGCCTTCTGGCGCCGGATCCGGCTGATCCCCTTCGAGAAGGTCGTCCCCGACCACAGGAAGATCGACAACCTGGCGGAGGCACTCGTACAGGAGGAGGGCCCGGGCATCCTCCACTGGATGATCCAGGGGGCCAAGGCCTATCTCGCCACCAAGCCGGCCCTGACCGGGCCGAGCGTGGTCCGTACCGCCACGCAGGCGTACGCCACCACCGAGGACCACATCGGGCGGTTCCTGGCCGAGTGCTGCACCACCGGGGTGGAGCTGCCCGATCCGCGTGATCTGAAGGTGGAGCAGGGAGCGCTGTACCGCGCGTACAGTGCCTGGTGTCTCGACGGCGAGGGCCTGCGTCCCGCCACGACCCGCGCGTTCGCCACACGTATCCGAGCCGAGGTCGGCGTCGCCTCGCCCAATGAGATGCTCCGCTCGAACGGGCAGAAGTTCTACCCCGGCCTGGCGCTCCTGGCCGACGAAGCGCAGACCCCGCGCGAGGCGAACAGGGCAAGCGCGCCGTGAAAGGCCGACGTGTGCCGCCGCCCGGGGGCGGGCACGCCTACGATGGACAAGGACGATGAACAGATCCACCAGCCGGCGGCGGTCCGCAGGGGCCTGCCGGATACCGGCTTCGGCGCCGCTCGCGGCGTGGCGGAACCAGGGGCCCGGAAGGGCCTACGTGAACGAGGAAGGATCCAGGCCATGAGCTCGCTACTGACTTCAAGCGATCTCGCCCACGAGGACAAAGTGGTGTGGCTGGAGGACCCTGAAGAGCTCGATTACGTGCGCCAGGCCCTGGACAAGACCCCCCGGCGCCGGGGGAAGCCGCGCTACCACCGCGATGGGCGCATGATCGGTTTCACCGAGCTCGGCGACACCGCGGAAGCGGACCCCGACAGCGGCCTGCAGAAGCGGCGCGTCTTCTACCTGCTGCCGCACGACCGGGACGCCGAGCCCGAGGGCCTGTACCGCGAGGGCGCGCCGGGCGAGGCCGTGGATCCCCGGACGATCGAACCCCGGCAGGTCGGCCGGAAGACCGTGCGGTCGCAGCGAGGGCTGTCCACGCCGACGGTTGCCTGATGCCGACTTTCGTCTGATGCCGGCAGTTGCCGGATTCAGTCCCTCCGGTCCCTTCAGACCCTTCGGTTCCTCCCGGTTTAGTCCGGTTCTGGCCGGTTTCTTTCGGGCGTGATGGCTGGAAAGCGCTTCGGGTAATGGCGAAATTCAGTCCCTCTGGTCCCTTCGGTCCCTCGGGCCGGCGTTTCAGAAGGCGAAGTCGACGTAGTCGATGTCGGTGAACTCGACCAGGAGGCCCTGGGCGCGGGAACCGTTGTCCTTGAAGTACATCTCCTGGAGGGCTTCGGCCGCGATCTGCTGGAGCCGGGACTCGGCGGCGCCGGCTGCCTGGGCGCTGAAGAGGCGGGCCGCGTACTCCGGGGGCAGGTGCTGGGTGATACGGCGCATGCGGCCGTCGTCGGTGGTGCCGGGGGCGGCGGTGAAGCCGAAGCGGGCGCGGGTCTCGATGACCAGGCCGGTGGTGGAGGCGGCCCTGTCGCGGGCGCGCTTGCGGACCAGGGGCTGCCAGCGGCGGCGTACCTCGGACTCGAGGCGGGCTGCGAGGGCCGGCTTGGGGTGATTGATCTGGTCCTTGACGTAACGCTCGACCGTGCGCTGCGAGATGCCGAGCAGGCGGGCTGTCTCCCGGGTGGACTTGAGCTGCTTGACGAGGAAGCGCATCTGGGCGCCCGCCGACTTGGGGACGGGGCGGGTGAAGTGCAGTTCGTCCGCGCGGGTCAGGCTGTCGTCGATCTGGGTCATGGGGGACTACTCTCCGTCGGCTGCCGCGTCGTGGCCCTTGATGTGGCGCGCGGGGTTGTGGTTCTCGTCGAGCATCTGCACGGCCCAGAGGAGGGGCTGGGTGCCCTCGTGCTTGACCATGCCAGGGCTGACGCCGAGGCGGAAGCCGCCGGGCAGGGGCTTGCCTTCGGGGGTGCGGGGGAGGAAGTCGAGCGGGCTGGGACCGTCGGAGAGGTACACCGCGCAGTCGGAGAGGACGGCGATGGGGTACTGGCCGGCGGCCGTGGCGAGCTTGTTCATCTTGCGGTGCATGTTGACGCGGGCCGTGGAGATGACGGCGGCGCGGATGTCGGGGCGCCAGGTGGGGCGTTCGAGGGCGGGCCAGGGCTCGCCCGGGCGGTAGCCGGCGCCCTGGGGGCGTTCGCGGAGCTTGCCGATGCCGCCCTTGACGGTGGACTTGATGGCGGAGAGGACCGGCTTCAGGACCGGGTGGGCGTGCTGCTGCAGCTCTGCCATCGCCGTGAGGAACTCGGGCTCGGGGAGCGTCGAGGTGATGCCGAGGTCCGCCATCGTGGCCATGTACGCGTCGCGGAGGCGGGTGTACCAGGCGTCGAGGTACGGGCCGTGGTCGAGGCGGAGCCAGGCCTCGGACGGGTGGACGTCGTGGCCGAGCTCCTGGGCGTAGGCGAGGGTCGGGGTCGCGTACCAGGCGGGGCCGGTGGGGGGGCGGCCGTGCGGGGTGAAGGGGCTGGGGAGGCGGGGGTCGAGGGCGATGGAGGAGAGGTCCGCCAGCCAGCAGCCGGGCAGCTTCGGGTCGAAGCGGGGGGCGGTGCGGTGGGTGGCGGGGCCGAGGCCGACGGGGAGCCGGTTGGCCGCCGCGGCGAAGGCCATGTTCACGTCGATGCCGACGGCGTGGGTGCGGGTGCACTCGGCGTCGGTGAGGAGCTCCGGGTCGCGGATCCAGTCGTATGCCTCCTCGTCGAGGACCTCGGCCGGGGTGCGCTGGTGGGAGCGGGGGTAGAGGGCGGCGACCACCGGGTGCTCGTCGGGGGCCTCCGGGGGGGCCGGGTCGACGGGGCGGGTGAGCGAGCCGGGGACCGGGGCCGAGACCCAGGTGTTGGTCGCTTCGTCCCTCGCGGCACGGGTGGGCGGGCGCAGCGCCGTCATGAGTTCGAGGCCCGTGACGGCGGTGGAGCCGCGGGGGGTGAGGACGCGGGAGGCGAAGGTGGTGAGGAGCTCCGCGAGTTCCGGGGCGGGGAGGCCGGGGGTGTCCTCGCCCCAGGCGCGGGGGTCGAGGGCGCCCCACGGGAGGATCGCGAGCTGGACGCACTGGCGGCCGGTGGAGGGGGTGGCGGGGCGGTAGATGCGGGGCCAGGGACCGAAGCCGCGGCGGGTCAGCTGCCACTTGGCCTTGGTGAGCTGCTTGATGACCGGGTGGTTGTCCGGGAGGCGCAGGTTGCGGCGGTCCTCGAGGGTGGGGGGGAGGCCTAGTCGCTCGAGCGCGGGGGCGGTGAGGACGAGGAGGGGGTCGCCGTCCTTGCCGTTGCGGTGGAGGCGGGGGGAGCGGAGGTCGGCGTCGGGGCCGAGGGCCCAGGTGAGGAGGGCGGGGAGGCCGCCCGTGGTGGGGTGGTCGAGGACGAGGCCGGAGGCGGCGTGGGCCTGGCCGGTGCCGGTGAGGACGGCGAGGGGGCCGTTCCCTTCCAGGGGGGTGGGGTGGGGGCGGCGGCGGGGACGGGGGGGTGTGGCCGGGGGGTGGGCGTTAACGGCGTTAACGGTGGGGGCGGGCGTCGCGGGTGCGGGTGCGGTCGCGGGTGCTGCCGGGGGGTTGGCGTTAACGCCGTTAACGGTGGGCGCCGGGATGGGGGCCGAGGCCGCCGCCTCCTGGGGTTCGGCGTTAACGCCGTTAACGGTGCGGGGCGTCGGGGTGGGGCCCTGCGGGGCTGTTCCCCGACCCGCCCCTTCCCGAAACTGGGGCTCCGCCCCAGACCCCGGGGGGGTGGGGGCCGCGGCGCCTGCGGCGCGCGGGGCGGTCGCCGGGGTCGCCGGGCTCGCCGGGGCGGCTGGGGGCTCGGCGTCGGCGGGGGCGTTAACGGGTGCGGTCGGGGCGACGGCGTTAACGGCGTTAATGCTCGGCACCGGGGCGGCGGTGACGTCGACGGTGAGCGGGGTGGTGTTAACGCCGTTAAGGGTGGATGCCGCGGGCGGGGTGGCGTGGACGGCGTCAAGGGTCGGCGCCGGGGGCGGGGTGGCGTTAACGGCGTTAATGGCGGGCGCCGGGGGCTGCGCCGCGTTGTCCTGGTGGACCTCTGGGTGCGGAGGGGTGGAGGCTTCGGCGTTAACGCCGTTAATGGGGTGGAGGGTGGAGAGGCCCTCCAGGAGGCGGGCGTATGCGGCGCGTTTGGGAGGGCGGGGGGCCGTGCGGCCCGTTTCCCAGGAGGTGACCGTCTCGCGGCGGACGGAGAGGGCCTTGGCGATCTGGTCCTGGCTCAGGCCCGCGGCTTCGCGCAGGCGCTTGCGCTCGTCCGGGTGCGGCAGCGGGTCCTGGGCGGCGGCTTCTTCGAGCAGGGCGTCGACCGCTGCGAAGAGGCTCTCTTGTTCGTTGGGCATTGGTACCTCCAAGGGCAGCCTATGTGAATCGCACGACCGAACACACATGAAACGCACGTGGGGGCGTTAACGGCGTTAATGCCGTCAGCGCCCCCGTCGTGGGTGCTGCCTCGGATGCCCGTTCAGAGTCGCAGCAGCAGGAGCTCGGTGACGGCCTTGAGGTCGTCCGGGGTGAGGTGGGCGGTCAGGGCGTCCGCGATCGTTTCCGGGGTGTCCGTCGCGATCGTGATCCGGCGAGTGGGGGGCGCCGGGGGAGCGGGGGGAGCGTTAACGGCGTTAACGCCGTTAACGGTCGGCGCCGGGTGGGCGCGTTGGCGGGGAGGGGTGACGGTGTTGAGGGTCTCGTCCGCCGCCGCCTCCTGGTGCTCCTGCGGGAGGCGGCCGATGCGGCGGGCCGGTTCGACCTTGAGCTCGCCCGTGTCGACCTTCTCCTGGAGGCTCGGAGTGAGGTTCAGGAGGGTCAGACGCTGTGAGACCCAGGCCGCCGTCTTGCCCAGGCGCTTGGCGACCTGGGCCTGGGAGCCGTGGACGTCGACGAGTTCCTGGAGGGCGCGCGCCTGGTCCATCGGGGCCACGTCCACGCGGTGGACATTGGCGATCAGGGCGGACTCGAGGATGTCCGCCGCGGAGGCGGACAGGGCGTCGTTCACGTGGATGTGCATGGTCTTCAGGCCGGCCAGCTGGGCCGCCGCGAGGCGCCGGTTGCCGTCGATGACCACGTACGGGGCACGCCCCAGCCCGTCGGTCTGGCCCGGGTGGGCCTCCATGAAGGCCATGCGGGTCGCGACCGCGAGGGGCTGGAGCTGGCCGCGGGAGACGAGGGACTGGGCCAGCTCCTCGAGTTCCGTGAGGTCCTCGCGGAGGTTGAACGGGTTGTGGGCGAGGGCCTCGATGGGGACCTCGGACGGCGGGACCACCCCGGAGGTGGGGGCGCCGGTGGCCTCCGCGATCGCCGCGCGGCGCGAGCTGACGCCGACGGGCTGGGCCCGCGCGAAGGATGCCGAGACTCCGAGTTTGTCGGCCTTGCTCATGAGATCTCCCTAGCGAGGGCGCGCATGGCGATCGCCTGGTCGCCCTTGGGCGAGTAGACGAAGAGGGGCTGCTTCACGCGGACGGCTTCGCGCTGTTCCTTGAGGTCCGGTACGACGGCGACGACACGCGGATCCTTTATGTCCATCCACGCCTGGAGGGAGGAGGTCGCGATGTAGCCGCGGCGGCCGTCGTAGAGGTTGACGACGAGGCCGAGGTAGTCGATGTCGAGGCTGAGGTCGTCGCGCAGGTCGTTGATCTGGGACGTGAGGAGGTCGTACGCGTCGGCCGACGAGTCCTCCGCCTGTACGACGATCAGCGCGCCCGAGGCGCCCGGCTGTTCGGTGTCGCGGCGGCGCCCGTAGTAGATGGCGGCGTCCATGCTGAGCCCGAGGCTCGGCGGGCAGTCGATGAGGATGACGTCGTAATCGGATTCGACGGGCGCCAGGGCGCGTTCGAGGGCGGCCTCGCGGGCGCGGACCGTGGAGAGGCGGACGTCGAGGAGGAAGGCGTCCGTGCAGGCGGGCAGCAGGTGGAGGCGGTTGCCGAAGCGCT
Protein-coding sequences here:
- a CDS encoding helix-turn-helix domain-containing protein, yielding MPNEQESLFAAVDALLEEAAAQDPLPHPDERKRLREAAGLSQDQIAKALSVRRETVTSWETGRTAPRPPKRAAYARLLEGLSTLHPINGVNAEASTPPHPEVHQDNAAQPPAPAINAVNATPPPAPTLDAVHATPPAASTLNGVNTTPLTVDVTAAPVPSINAVNAVAPTAPVNAPADAEPPAAPASPATPATAPRAAGAAAPTPPGSGAEPQFREGAGRGTAPQGPTPTPRTVNGVNAEPQEAAASAPIPAPTVNGVNANPPAAPATAPAPATPAPTVNAVNAHPPATPPRPRRRPHPTPLEGNGPLAVLTGTGQAHAASGLVLDHPTTGGLPALLTWALGPDADLRSPRLHRNGKDGDPLLVLTAPALERLGLPPTLEDRRNLRLPDNHPVIKQLTKAKWQLTRRGFGPWPRIYRPATPSTGRQCVQLAILPWGALDPRAWGEDTPGLPAPELAELLTTFASRVLTPRGSTAVTGLELMTALRPPTRAARDEATNTWVSAPVPGSLTRPVDPAPPEAPDEHPVVAALYPRSHQRTPAEVLDEEAYDWIRDPELLTDAECTRTHAVGIDVNMAFAAAANRLPVGLGPATHRTAPRFDPKLPGCWLADLSSIALDPRLPSPFTPHGRPPTGPAWYATPTLAYAQELGHDVHPSEAWLRLDHGPYLDAWYTRLRDAYMATMADLGITSTLPEPEFLTAMAELQQHAHPVLKPVLSAIKSTVKGGIGKLRERPQGAGYRPGEPWPALERPTWRPDIRAAVISTARVNMHRKMNKLATAAGQYPIAVLSDCAVYLSDGPSPLDFLPRTPEGKPLPGGFRLGVSPGMVKHEGTQPLLWAVQMLDENHNPARHIKGHDAAADGE
- a CDS encoding ParB/RepB/Spo0J family partition protein is translated as MSKADKLGVSASFARAQPVGVSSRRAAIAEATGAPTSGVVPPSEVPIEALAHNPFNLREDLTELEELAQSLVSRGQLQPLAVATRMAFMEAHPGQTDGLGRAPYVVIDGNRRLAAAQLAGLKTMHIHVNDALSASAADILESALIANVHRVDVAPMDQARALQELVDVHGSQAQVAKRLGKTAAWVSQRLTLLNLTPSLQEKVDTGELKVEPARRIGRLPQEHQEAAADETLNTVTPPRQRAHPAPTVNGVNAVNAPPAPPAPPTRRITIATDTPETIADALTAHLTPDDLKAVTELLLLRL
- a CDS encoding DUF6009 family protein; translation: MSSLLTSSDLAHEDKVVWLEDPEELDYVRQALDKTPRRRGKPRYHRDGRMIGFTELGDTAEADPDSGLQKRRVFYLLPHDRDAEPEGLYREGAPGEAVDPRTIEPRQVGRKTVRSQRGLSTPTVA
- a CDS encoding XRE family transcriptional regulator, with translation MTQIDDSLTRADELHFTRPVPKSAGAQMRFLVKQLKSTRETARLLGISQRTVERYVKDQINHPKPALAARLESEVRRRWQPLVRKRARDRAASTTGLVIETRARFGFTAAPGTTDDGRMRRITQHLPPEYAARLFSAQAAGAAESRLQQIAAEALQEMYFKDNGSRAQGLLVEFTDIDYVDFAF
- a CDS encoding phage/plasmid primase, P4 family produces the protein MSSAGSTGFNAQAAAEQLAAFTTENTDVPAAARGRRLPAQQSAAPAAGGGGADFVTTGLLQNLSDRGNAKLFAHLHHNRFRHVEGLGWYVWDEFRWKRTGGEKAAIWAAGDMAEELPTHDPRGVFTDRELSQHRKRAMSTSGVKAMLTQAKASPELALDPDVLDGDKYALCTPAGVVDLRTGDLHKPDPTRDLHSRATYLAPEAMPTPRFHAFLNQTFGDDEKGKEMINFLHLLLGYSITGDVGGQVLPFLYGVGANGKSALLDVVIKILGDYADVAPPGFLMERGKFNEHSTELTELHGRRLFVCSELKPHDKFDEARVKLLTGGDRLKARRMRQDFFSFEPTHKLWLLGNHRPEVGTGGHAFWRRIRLIPFEKVVPDHRKIDNLAEALVQEEGPGILHWMIQGAKAYLATKPALTGPSVVRTATQAYATTEDHIGRFLAECCTTGVELPDPRDLKVEQGALYRAYSAWCLDGEGLRPATTRAFATRIRAEVGVASPNEMLRSNGQKFYPGLALLADEAQTPREANRASAP